A single region of the Bifidobacterium asteroides DSM 20089 genome encodes:
- the thrS gene encoding threonine--tRNA ligase, which yields MTQSSISIIVKGERKEVAADQTGVQLFADDKDIIAVDLNGQPRDLYTPLHEGDKVEPITLESDQGLAIMRHSATHVMAQAVQEIRPDAKLGIGPAIKDGFYYDFDVDRPFTPDDLKQIEQRMKRIIKSSQSFRRRVVTEEEARKEEADQPYKLELIGAKEAEINSEEATEVATGGELTMYDNLDREGNTVWKDLCRGPHLPNTRYIRSFKLMRTAAAYWRGDEKNPMLQRIYGTAWANKDDMKAYAARLEEAARRDHRKLGAEMDLFSFPDEIGPGLPVFHPKGAAVINAMEDYSRQMHRRNGYSFVQTPHITKGHLYEISGHLQWYKDGMYPPMHLDEEKDANGKVTRQGFDYYLKPMNCPMHNLIFKSRQRSYKELPLRLFEFGTVYRYEKSGEVHGLTRVRGLTQDDSHIYCTRDQMKGELTNLLQFVLKVLKDFGLNDFYLELSTKDPNKFVGSDEVWEEATNTLAEVAKDSGLELVDDPEGAAFYGPKISVQARDAIGRTWQVSTIQLDFNLPERFQLEYIAADGSHQRPVMIHRALFGSIERFFAILLEHYAGAFPAWLAPVQVQAVPVADEFAPHLEHLLDQLRDDMVRCEIDRSDDRFGKKIRNAAKSKAPFILIAGEEDVSKNAVSFRFRDGSQLNGVPVEQARAWINEAIKVRAQINSADDFRANTSCSQD from the coding sequence ATGACACAGTCGAGCATCTCCATCATCGTCAAGGGCGAACGGAAGGAGGTGGCGGCGGATCAGACTGGCGTCCAGCTTTTTGCTGACGACAAGGACATCATCGCCGTCGACCTCAACGGGCAGCCACGCGACCTCTACACACCCCTGCATGAGGGCGACAAGGTCGAGCCCATCACCCTGGAGAGCGACCAGGGATTGGCCATCATGCGGCACTCGGCCACCCACGTCATGGCGCAGGCCGTCCAGGAGATTCGTCCGGACGCCAAGCTGGGCATCGGTCCGGCCATCAAGGATGGCTTCTATTACGACTTCGACGTGGACAGGCCCTTCACCCCCGACGACCTCAAGCAGATCGAGCAGCGGATGAAGCGGATCATCAAGTCCTCCCAGAGCTTCCGCCGGCGCGTGGTCACCGAGGAGGAGGCCCGCAAGGAGGAGGCCGACCAGCCCTACAAGCTGGAGCTGATCGGAGCCAAGGAGGCCGAGATCAACAGCGAGGAGGCCACCGAGGTGGCCACCGGCGGCGAGCTGACCATGTATGACAACCTGGACCGCGAGGGCAACACGGTCTGGAAGGACCTCTGCCGGGGCCCCCACCTGCCCAACACCCGCTACATCCGCAGCTTCAAGCTCATGCGCACGGCAGCCGCTTACTGGCGCGGGGACGAGAAGAACCCCATGCTCCAGCGCATCTACGGCACTGCCTGGGCCAACAAGGACGACATGAAGGCCTACGCCGCCCGTCTGGAGGAGGCCGCACGCCGCGACCACCGCAAGCTGGGCGCCGAGATGGACCTCTTCTCATTCCCCGACGAGATCGGGCCCGGACTGCCCGTCTTCCACCCCAAGGGCGCGGCCGTCATCAACGCCATGGAGGACTACTCCCGTCAGATGCACCGGCGCAACGGCTACTCCTTCGTGCAGACCCCGCACATCACCAAGGGCCACCTTTACGAGATCTCTGGCCATCTGCAGTGGTACAAGGACGGCATGTACCCGCCCATGCATCTGGACGAGGAGAAGGACGCCAACGGCAAGGTCACCCGCCAGGGCTTCGACTACTACCTGAAGCCCATGAACTGCCCCATGCACAACCTGATCTTCAAATCCCGCCAGCGCTCCTACAAGGAGCTGCCCCTGCGTCTGTTCGAGTTCGGCACCGTTTACCGCTACGAGAAGTCCGGCGAGGTCCACGGCCTGACCCGCGTGCGCGGCCTGACCCAGGATGACTCCCACATCTACTGCACCCGGGACCAGATGAAGGGGGAGCTGACCAACCTGCTACAGTTTGTGCTCAAGGTCTTGAAGGACTTCGGCCTCAACGACTTCTACCTGGAGCTGTCCACCAAGGATCCCAACAAGTTCGTCGGCTCCGACGAGGTCTGGGAGGAGGCCACCAACACCCTGGCCGAGGTGGCCAAGGACTCCGGGCTGGAGCTTGTCGACGACCCCGAGGGCGCCGCCTTCTACGGGCCCAAGATCTCCGTGCAGGCCCGGGATGCCATCGGACGCACCTGGCAGGTCTCCACCATTCAGCTGGACTTCAACCTGCCCGAGCGCTTCCAGCTGGAGTACATCGCCGCCGACGGCTCCCACCAGCGTCCGGTCATGATCCACCGGGCACTCTTCGGATCCATCGAGCGCTTCTTCGCCATCCTGCTGGAGCACTACGCCGGCGCTTTCCCGGCCTGGCTGGCCCCGGTCCAGGTGCAGGCCGTGCCCGTGGCCGACGAGTTCGCCCCCCACCTGGAGCACCTGCTGGACCAGCTGCGCGATGACATGGTCCGCTGCGAGATCGACCGCTCCGACGACCGCTTCGGCAAGAAGATCCGCAACGCGGCCAAGTCCAAGGCCCCCTTCATCCTGATCGCCGGCGAGGAGGATGTCTCCAAGAACGCGGTCTCCTTCCGCTTCCGCGACGGCAGCCAGCTCAACGGCGTGCCCGTGGAGCAGGCCCGCGCCTGGATCAACGAGGCCATCAAGGTCCGCGCCCAGATCAACTCGGCGGACGACTTCCGAGCAAACACCTCCTGCAGTCAGGACTGA
- a CDS encoding PAC2 family protein has protein sequence MSEEARQHCTMVAAFDGWNDACSASTNVIRHLLNVYESHEIGSIPGDGFYDYQMSRPMLCHVQGRRRIIWPSAKIYRVQIDDTHTLLLEMGPEPNYHWSDFCRRSIHWAEDDEAEAIITLGAMFADCPHTRPLPIDDLAGDQPKTDTDGHSGPIGIPTVLDALATQDGYSTESIWVSVPQYLGSDECAQGTLQLLQRLSAMLGVHLDEGELPRKAAEWKAQAGMLLRCNDDLANYVHRLEMDVDQAQVDEPAAEELVREAEDYLRSMGNKGPSLSE, from the coding sequence ATGAGTGAAGAAGCCAGGCAGCACTGCACCATGGTGGCCGCCTTCGATGGCTGGAACGATGCGTGCTCAGCCTCGACCAACGTCATCCGCCACCTTTTGAACGTCTACGAGTCCCACGAGATCGGCAGCATTCCGGGCGACGGGTTCTACGACTATCAGATGTCACGGCCCATGCTCTGCCATGTGCAGGGTCGGCGGCGGATCATCTGGCCCTCCGCCAAGATCTACCGGGTGCAGATTGATGACACCCACACTCTCCTGCTGGAGATGGGTCCGGAGCCCAACTACCACTGGAGCGACTTCTGCCGACGCAGCATCCACTGGGCCGAAGACGACGAGGCGGAGGCCATCATCACCCTGGGTGCGATGTTCGCCGACTGCCCCCACACCAGGCCCCTGCCCATCGACGATCTGGCCGGCGACCAGCCCAAGACCGACACCGACGGCCACTCCGGCCCCATAGGCATTCCCACCGTCCTGGATGCCCTGGCCACCCAGGACGGCTACAGCACCGAGTCCATTTGGGTCTCCGTGCCCCAGTACCTGGGCAGCGACGAGTGCGCCCAGGGTACCCTGCAGCTGCTGCAAAGGCTCTCGGCCATGCTTGGTGTCCACCTTGACGAGGGGGAGCTGCCCCGCAAGGCCGCCGAATGGAAGGCCCAGGCCGGCATGCTGCTGCGCTGCAACGACGACCTGGCCAACTACGTCCACCGTCTGGAGATGGATGTCGACCAGGCCCAGGTGGACGAGCCGGCCGCCGAAGAGCTGGTCCGGGAAGCCGAGGATTATCTGCGCTCCATGGGCAACAAAGGCCCCTCCTTGTCTGAGTGA
- a CDS encoding helix-turn-helix transcriptional regulator — protein MHFTVDNLEEVFPLAEFIADSFGPMAEIVVHDITRPENSIVFIRNGQLSGRSLGDGITDQTLQLAIRADQDGADFVSDYRGRRLNKHEFRVSSYLVRNLEQTVIGLLCISINITELQQAAHVLQTLSSIDSDDVQISTETSRSRMSEEPAENIRRITRDEVRQFNIPMDKLTKQDRLDIIRNIKDRGIFLIKGAVGIVAPELKISIPTLYRYLQALK, from the coding sequence ATGCATTTCACAGTAGACAACCTTGAAGAGGTATTTCCCCTGGCAGAATTCATAGCCGATTCCTTCGGTCCTATGGCCGAGATTGTTGTGCATGACATCACCCGCCCGGAGAATTCCATCGTCTTCATCCGCAACGGGCAGCTCTCCGGACGCTCCCTGGGTGACGGGATTACGGATCAGACGCTCCAGCTGGCCATACGGGCCGACCAGGACGGCGCCGACTTCGTCTCCGACTATCGTGGGCGCCGCCTGAACAAGCACGAGTTCCGCGTTTCCTCCTACCTGGTCCGCAACCTGGAGCAAACCGTCATTGGCCTGCTCTGCATCAGCATCAACATCACCGAGCTGCAGCAGGCCGCCCATGTGCTGCAGACCCTGTCCTCGATCGACTCCGACGATGTGCAGATCTCCACGGAGACCTCGCGCAGCCGCATGAGCGAGGAGCCTGCGGAGAACATCCGTAGGATCACCAGGGATGAGGTCCGCCAGTTCAACATTCCAATGGACAAGCTGACCAAGCAGGACAGGTTGGACATCATCCGCAACATCAAGGACCGGGGCATCTTCCTCATCAAAGGCGCGGTGGGCATCGTAGCCCCCGAGCTCAAAATATCGATTCCAACCCTTTACAGATACCTGCAGGCCCTCAAATAG
- a CDS encoding undecaprenyl-diphosphate phosphatase: MNFFEAILFGLVQALTEYFPVSSSAHIRIVGGLLGQDPGAAFTAIIQFGTELAVLLYFRHDIARILTHWFRCLAGKDGSSWRERMGSKDHDAALGWYIILGTLPIVVAGLLFQKIIETKLRNLWITVVVLIVFGLLLDYFDRHGRQNKEIRQMSARDALLFGIGQMLALIPGVSRSGGTMTFGRALGYTRESATRVSFLMAIPAVFGAGILETVKSLKNINADAAFPGWGATICATVVSFLLGYIVIIAFLKIVSRFSYRGFVIYRIGLAILVAIMLMVGALPAVGGVAAS; the protein is encoded by the coding sequence ATGAATTTCTTCGAAGCCATTCTGTTCGGCCTGGTGCAGGCCCTGACGGAGTATTTCCCCGTTTCATCCAGCGCCCATATCCGCATTGTGGGCGGCCTGCTGGGCCAGGATCCGGGCGCAGCCTTCACAGCCATCATCCAATTTGGCACCGAGCTGGCGGTCCTGCTCTACTTCCGGCATGACATCGCCCGCATACTGACCCACTGGTTCCGCTGCCTGGCCGGCAAGGACGGCTCCTCCTGGCGTGAGCGGATGGGTTCCAAGGACCATGACGCGGCCCTGGGCTGGTACATCATTCTGGGAACACTGCCCATCGTGGTGGCGGGCCTGCTCTTCCAGAAGATAATCGAGACCAAGCTGCGCAACCTCTGGATCACCGTGGTGGTGCTGATCGTCTTCGGCCTGCTGCTGGACTACTTCGACCGCCACGGCCGCCAGAACAAGGAGATCCGCCAGATGAGCGCCCGCGACGCCCTGCTCTTCGGCATCGGGCAGATGCTGGCCCTGATCCCCGGCGTATCCCGCTCGGGCGGCACCATGACCTTCGGCCGCGCCCTGGGCTATACTCGCGAGTCCGCCACCCGCGTCAGCTTCCTCATGGCCATCCCCGCCGTCTTCGGCGCCGGCATCCTCGAGACGGTAAAATCCTTGAAAAACATCAACGCGGACGCCGCCTTCCCCGGCTGGGGGGCCACCATCTGCGCCACCGTGGTCAGCTTCCTGCTGGGATACATCGTCATCATCGCCTTTTTGAAGATCGTCTCGCGCTTCTCCTACCGGGGATTCGTCATCTACCGGATCGGCCTGGCCATCTTAGTGGCCATCATGCTCATGGTCGGAGCCCTGCCCGCAGTGGGCGGTGTGGCGGCCAGCTGA
- a CDS encoding fructosamine kinase family protein, with translation MAKTYRKSRGGAPAGFFECEGRGLQWLGQAQAQGGPRVVDVYDWGPDYLDIEEVTSASPTPGAAYRFGAQLAHMHDAGADHFGSAPEGYTGTCYFGPLQDPLPMDVGDWEDPATYWGEGRLKPMVGMAMDRRALNRDDMKMTEEVIQALPELLGAAANDKPARVHGDLWSGNVMWTRNDGNTQAVLIDPAAHGGHREEDLAMLQLFGIPYLGQILDGYQSVHPLAAGYRNRTTLWQLYAIAGHCAFFGGGYVSEYRSMCRSLLG, from the coding sequence ATGGCCAAGACCTACAGAAAATCCAGGGGCGGGGCCCCGGCGGGATTCTTCGAGTGCGAGGGGCGCGGGCTGCAATGGCTGGGCCAGGCCCAGGCGCAGGGCGGTCCCCGGGTGGTGGATGTCTATGACTGGGGCCCGGACTACCTGGACATTGAGGAGGTGACCTCCGCCTCCCCCACGCCCGGCGCGGCCTACCGCTTCGGCGCCCAGCTGGCCCATATGCATGATGCCGGGGCCGACCACTTCGGCTCCGCGCCCGAGGGCTACACGGGCACCTGCTACTTCGGACCCCTGCAGGATCCGCTGCCCATGGACGTGGGTGACTGGGAAGACCCGGCCACCTACTGGGGCGAGGGACGGCTGAAGCCCATGGTGGGCATGGCCATGGATCGGCGGGCCCTGAACCGCGATGACATGAAGATGACCGAAGAGGTGATCCAGGCCCTGCCGGAGCTGCTGGGCGCGGCTGCCAATGACAAGCCCGCCAGGGTCCACGGGGACCTGTGGAGCGGGAACGTCATGTGGACCAGGAACGACGGGAACACCCAGGCCGTCCTGATCGACCCTGCAGCCCACGGTGGCCACCGCGAGGAGGACCTGGCCATGCTGCAGCTGTTCGGCATCCCCTACCTGGGGCAGATTCTGGACGGCTACCAAAGCGTGCATCCCCTGGCGGCCGGCTACCGGAACCGGACCACGCTCTGGCAGCTCTACGCCATCGCCGGGCACTGCGCCTTCTTCGGCGGCGGCTATGTGAGCGAGTACCGGTCCATGTGCAGGTCGCTGCTGGGCTGA
- the dnaJ gene encoding molecular chaperone DnaJ — MADYYEVLGVERGASDQDIKRAYRKMSRKYHPDIAGPEYEDKFKEVNSAYEVLSDPEKRRMYDAGVDPNDPQASQGGGPFDMGDVFNQFFGGGFGGAAQGPIPRTQPGRDALAQVSVDMKTAIFGGVVRTPISTYGLCQECGGSGAQKGTSPVTCPVCNGKGYAQKVVRTLLGQMMSQAPCERCEGHGTIIEHPCPVCNGHGRVRTRREVGVNVPAGVADGSRLRLASQGEVGEGGGAAGDLYVDITIKPDKHYTRSGQDLHCWIAVPMTWAVLGHQVDLETFDGQRQVDIPAGCQPDQEITIKGLGVTRLGNREERGDIIVHVLVQIPTKLDDDQRRLIEDFANSHDSEAKQVPQSAKPAGVGGRKGIFGKLKDIFS; from the coding sequence GTGGCAGATTACTACGAGGTTTTGGGAGTCGAGCGCGGCGCGAGCGATCAGGACATCAAGCGTGCCTATCGCAAGATGAGCCGCAAGTACCACCCGGACATCGCCGGGCCTGAATACGAGGACAAGTTCAAGGAGGTCAACAGCGCCTACGAGGTGCTCTCCGACCCCGAAAAGCGGCGCATGTACGACGCGGGCGTGGACCCCAACGATCCCCAGGCCTCCCAGGGGGGCGGCCCCTTCGACATGGGCGACGTCTTCAACCAGTTCTTCGGCGGCGGCTTCGGGGGCGCCGCCCAGGGGCCCATTCCGCGCACCCAGCCCGGCCGGGACGCCCTGGCCCAGGTCTCCGTGGACATGAAGACAGCCATCTTCGGCGGCGTGGTACGCACCCCCATCAGCACCTACGGCCTCTGCCAGGAGTGCGGCGGCTCGGGGGCACAGAAGGGGACCTCACCGGTGACCTGCCCGGTCTGCAACGGCAAGGGCTATGCCCAGAAGGTGGTGCGGACCCTGCTGGGGCAGATGATGAGCCAGGCCCCCTGCGAGCGGTGCGAGGGCCACGGCACCATCATCGAGCACCCCTGCCCGGTCTGCAACGGCCACGGCCGTGTGCGCACCCGCCGCGAGGTGGGCGTCAACGTGCCCGCAGGGGTGGCTGACGGCTCCCGGCTGCGGCTGGCCTCCCAGGGCGAGGTGGGCGAGGGCGGCGGTGCCGCCGGCGACCTGTATGTGGACATCACCATCAAGCCCGACAAGCACTACACCCGCAGCGGCCAGGATCTGCACTGCTGGATCGCCGTGCCTATGACCTGGGCCGTGCTGGGCCACCAGGTCGACCTAGAAACCTTCGACGGTCAGCGCCAGGTGGACATTCCCGCCGGCTGCCAGCCCGACCAGGAGATCACCATCAAGGGCCTGGGCGTCACCAGACTGGGCAACCGGGAGGAGCGCGGCGACATCATCGTCCACGTGCTGGTCCAGATCCCCACCAAGCTGGACGACGATCAGCGCCGCCTGATTGAGGACTTCGCCAACAGCCACGACTCCGAAGCCAAGCAGGTCCCGCAGAGTGCCAAGCCTGCCGGAGTCGGGGGCCGCAAGGGGATCTTCGGCAAGCTCAAGGACATCTTCAGCTGA
- the hrcA gene encoding heat-inducible transcriptional repressor HrcA produces the protein MPNTRRMLVLRAVVEDYIRSREPVGSGSLTRNHQLGVSSATVRNDMAALESEGYLVQPHTSAGRIPTQKGYRYFVDRLATIVPLSAAQRRGINAFLSGSVNLEDTLQHAARLLAQITGQIAVVASPSLASSNLRRAELIGLSRGTVLMVVITDTGRVVQRTLHGPLQEDPNALADLSDQINRQCQDLPLDRAADRCRLLADSLAEGRDKSMLRLVATVFDEMATREQTSGLYMAGTSQLTHSQAVSLGDLGSLLDALEEQVVLMRLMRAQSELSRESNGVSVAIGTETRTPELAHASVVTSGYGHARSRQTDGSEADEPVAFVGSIGPTHMDYPATMSAVRAVASYLTGFLAGDGEP, from the coding sequence TTGCCTAATACCAGACGCATGCTGGTGCTGCGCGCGGTCGTCGAGGACTATATCCGTTCTCGCGAGCCGGTAGGGTCGGGTTCGCTCACCAGAAATCATCAGCTTGGAGTCAGCTCCGCCACCGTGCGCAACGACATGGCGGCCCTGGAGAGCGAGGGCTACCTGGTCCAGCCCCACACCTCGGCCGGCCGCATCCCCACCCAGAAGGGCTACCGTTACTTCGTCGACAGGCTGGCCACCATCGTGCCCCTGTCCGCCGCACAACGCCGGGGGATCAACGCCTTCCTGTCCGGGTCGGTCAACCTTGAGGACACCCTGCAGCACGCCGCCCGGCTTCTGGCCCAGATCACCGGGCAGATCGCCGTGGTGGCCTCGCCCTCCCTGGCCAGCTCGAACCTGCGCAGGGCCGAGCTTATAGGACTGAGCCGGGGGACCGTACTTATGGTGGTCATCACCGACACCGGCCGGGTGGTCCAGCGCACCCTGCACGGGCCCCTGCAGGAGGATCCGAACGCCCTGGCGGATTTGTCCGACCAGATAAATAGGCAGTGCCAGGACCTGCCCCTGGACCGCGCCGCCGACCGTTGCCGCCTGCTGGCCGACTCCCTTGCCGAGGGCCGCGACAAATCCATGCTGCGCCTGGTGGCCACGGTCTTCGACGAGATGGCCACCCGGGAGCAGACCAGCGGCCTCTATATGGCCGGCACCTCACAGCTGACCCACAGCCAGGCCGTCTCCCTGGGAGACTTGGGCTCACTCTTGGACGCCCTGGAGGAGCAGGTGGTGCTCATGCGGCTCATGCGGGCCCAGAGCGAGCTCTCACGTGAAAGCAACGGAGTCAGCGTGGCCATCGGCACCGAGACCCGGACCCCGGAACTGGCCCACGCCTCAGTGGTCACCAGCGGATACGGGCATGCCCGGTCCAGGCAGACCGACGGCTCCGAAGCCGACGAGCCGGTCGCCTTTGTAGGCTCCATCGGCCCGACCCATATGGACTATCCGGCGACCATGAGCGCGGTTCGTGCCGTGGCCTCCTATCTGACCGGTTTCCTGGCCGGCGACGGGGAACCGTGA
- the tkt gene encoding transketolase: protein MADFTWSELDERAVKMAKVLSADAVEKAGSGHPGSPISLAPIAYALYQHFIRHDPNDPDWVGRDRFILSGGHASLTQYVQLYFSGYGLTLDDLKRFRTAGTRTPGHPEYGLTPGIEMTTGPLGQGLASAVGFAYGQRYERGLLDPDAPEGQSPFDHKVWVICGEGDVEEGVSSEASSLAGDQRLGNLTVIFDANHIQIEGDTRIALGEDILKRYQAYGWYTDEFSFIQPDGSYKEDVEGLAAVLEKAEQVTDRPKFIKVDTLMAWPTPGKTNDPSAHGSALGAEAVAGLKKTLGYDPEQSFQIDEEALAHAREVAQRGLAAHKDWDEKYQAWRKANPDKADLYDRIHAGKLPEGFDKALDDLESGFEPGSKVATRKASGAVINALAPIMPELWGGSADLGGSNNTNINGAVSFAPEADKTVQWPKASKYGRQLHFGVREFGMGAITNGILLGSDTRPYNGTFFQFSDYERPSVRLAALMDIPNLYVWTHDSVALGEDGPTHQPIEHLTAVRAIPRMEVVRPADQYETAEAYRAFFEKDNTHPTAMILTRQGVPTLEETKAKAREGVRKGAYVLVDTEGQPDVLIMASGSEVQHAVAASKTLAEQGVKARVISVPSLEWFEEQDDEYKEAVLPASVKARVSVEAGLATPWYKYLGSYGKPVSIEQFGLQGSGDENMRDLGITADHVVEAAQASLEEVRRAN, encoded by the coding sequence ATGGCAGATTTCACATGGTCCGAACTCGATGAGCGGGCTGTCAAGATGGCCAAGGTCCTCTCGGCCGACGCGGTCGAGAAGGCCGGAAGCGGCCACCCCGGCTCCCCTATTTCGCTGGCGCCCATCGCCTACGCGCTCTACCAGCACTTCATCCGTCACGACCCCAACGACCCCGACTGGGTTGGGCGTGATCGGTTCATTCTTTCCGGCGGCCACGCCTCGCTGACCCAGTACGTGCAGCTATACTTCTCCGGATACGGACTGACCCTGGACGATCTGAAGCGCTTCCGCACCGCCGGCACCAGGACCCCCGGCCACCCCGAGTACGGCCTGACCCCCGGCATCGAGATGACCACCGGCCCGCTGGGCCAGGGTCTGGCCTCGGCCGTGGGCTTCGCCTATGGACAGCGTTACGAGCGCGGTCTGCTGGATCCGGACGCACCCGAGGGGCAGTCCCCCTTCGACCATAAGGTCTGGGTCATCTGCGGCGAGGGCGACGTCGAGGAGGGCGTCTCTTCCGAGGCCAGCTCCCTGGCCGGCGACCAGCGCCTGGGCAACCTGACCGTCATCTTCGATGCCAACCACATCCAGATCGAGGGCGATACCCGCATCGCCCTGGGCGAGGACATCCTCAAGCGCTACCAGGCCTACGGCTGGTACACCGACGAGTTCAGCTTCATCCAGCCCGACGGCTCCTACAAGGAGGACGTCGAGGGCCTGGCTGCCGTCCTGGAGAAGGCCGAGCAGGTCACCGACCGGCCAAAGTTCATCAAGGTTGACACCCTGATGGCCTGGCCCACCCCCGGCAAGACCAACGATCCTTCAGCCCACGGCTCAGCCCTGGGCGCCGAGGCCGTGGCCGGCCTGAAGAAGACCCTGGGCTACGACCCTGAGCAGAGCTTCCAGATCGACGAGGAGGCCCTGGCCCACGCCCGCGAGGTTGCCCAGCGCGGTCTGGCCGCCCACAAGGATTGGGACGAGAAGTACCAGGCCTGGCGCAAGGCCAACCCCGACAAGGCTGACCTCTACGACCGCATCCATGCCGGTAAGCTGCCCGAAGGCTTCGACAAAGCCCTGGACGACCTGGAGTCTGGCTTCGAGCCCGGCTCCAAGGTGGCCACCCGCAAGGCCTCCGGCGCGGTCATCAACGCCCTGGCCCCCATCATGCCCGAGCTCTGGGGAGGATCCGCCGATCTGGGTGGTTCCAACAACACCAACATCAACGGTGCAGTCTCCTTCGCCCCCGAGGCCGACAAGACCGTCCAGTGGCCCAAGGCCAGCAAGTACGGCCGCCAGCTGCACTTCGGCGTGCGCGAGTTCGGCATGGGCGCCATCACCAACGGCATCCTGCTGGGTTCGGACACCAGGCCCTACAACGGGACCTTCTTCCAGTTCAGCGACTATGAGCGCCCCTCGGTGCGCCTGGCCGCCCTGATGGACATCCCCAACCTGTATGTGTGGACCCACGACTCCGTGGCCCTGGGCGAGGATGGCCCCACCCACCAGCCCATCGAGCACCTGACCGCCGTGCGCGCCATCCCCCGGATGGAGGTTGTGCGCCCGGCCGATCAGTACGAGACCGCTGAAGCCTACCGCGCCTTCTTCGAGAAGGACAACACCCACCCCACGGCCATGATCCTGACCAGGCAGGGCGTGCCCACCCTGGAGGAGACCAAGGCCAAGGCCCGCGAAGGCGTGCGCAAGGGCGCCTACGTGCTGGTCGACACCGAGGGCCAGCCCGACGTGCTGATCATGGCCTCCGGCTCCGAGGTGCAGCACGCTGTGGCCGCCTCCAAGACCCTGGCCGAGCAGGGCGTCAAGGCCCGCGTCATCTCCGTGCCCTCGCTGGAGTGGTTCGAGGAGCAGGACGACGAGTACAAGGAAGCTGTTCTGCCCGCCTCCGTCAAGGCCCGCGTCTCCGTTGAGGCCGGACTGGCCACGCCCTGGTACAAGTACCTGGGCAGCTATGGCAAGCCCGTCTCCATCGAGCAGTTCGGCCTGCAAGGAAGCGGCGACGAGAACATGCGCGACCTGGGCATCACCGCCGATCATGTGGTCGAAGCAGCACAGGCCTCCCTGGAGGAAGTCCGTCGGGCCAACTGA
- the tal gene encoding transaldolase, whose translation MAENANTQRTSDSGVSIWLDDLSRTRIESGNLQQLIAERNVVGVTTNPSIFQKALSQVGPYDEQLKQLGRIPVEEAVRELTTTDVRNATDIFREVAEKTDYVDGRVSIEVDPRLAHNTEETEKQAEELWAKVDRPNAMIKIPATLEGLPAITATLAKGISVNVTLIFSLERYKQVIDAFIEGMVQADKNGHDLKHMGSVASFFVSRVDTAVDKLLEANGSDEAKSLEGKAAVANARLAYELFEKAFDSDPRWADLEAKGAKRQRPLWASTGTKNAAYSDCKYVDELVAPDVVNTMPEKTLNALADHGNGAPSVKGTYEESHQVMQKLADLGISIKDVTDKLEADGVAAFIDSWDSVLSDVQKGIDRVNG comes from the coding sequence ATGGCAGAAAATGCAAACACCCAGCGCACCAGCGATTCAGGTGTCTCGATCTGGCTGGACGATCTGAGCCGCACCCGCATCGAATCGGGCAATCTGCAGCAGCTGATCGCCGAGCGCAATGTGGTGGGCGTGACCACCAACCCCTCGATTTTCCAGAAGGCACTGAGCCAGGTGGGTCCCTATGACGAACAGCTCAAGCAGCTGGGCCGAATACCCGTCGAGGAAGCCGTCCGTGAGCTGACCACAACCGACGTGCGCAACGCGACCGACATCTTCCGGGAAGTTGCCGAGAAGACCGACTACGTGGATGGACGTGTCTCCATCGAGGTCGATCCTCGTCTGGCCCATAACACCGAAGAGACCGAGAAGCAGGCCGAGGAACTCTGGGCCAAGGTCGACCGTCCCAACGCCATGATCAAGATTCCCGCCACTTTGGAGGGCCTGCCTGCCATCACCGCCACCCTGGCCAAGGGTATCTCGGTCAACGTGACCCTGATCTTCTCTCTGGAACGCTACAAGCAGGTCATCGACGCCTTCATCGAGGGCATGGTCCAGGCCGACAAGAACGGCCATGACCTGAAGCACATGGGCTCGGTCGCCTCCTTCTTCGTCTCCCGCGTGGACACCGCGGTTGACAAGCTGCTGGAGGCCAACGGCTCTGACGAGGCCAAGTCCCTGGAGGGCAAGGCCGCTGTGGCCAACGCCCGCCTGGCCTACGAGCTCTTCGAGAAGGCTTTCGACAGCGATCCTCGCTGGGCCGACCTGGAAGCCAAGGGTGCCAAGCGTCAGCGTCCACTCTGGGCCTCTACCGGCACCAAGAACGCCGCCTACTCAGACTGCAAGTATGTGGACGAGTTGGTGGCTCCCGATGTGGTCAACACCATGCCTGAGAAGACCCTGAACGCTCTGGCCGATCACGGCAACGGCGCTCCTTCGGTCAAGGGCACTTACGAGGAGAGCCACCAGGTGATGCAGAAGCTGGCAGACCTGGGCATCAGCATCAAGGACGTGACCGACAAGCTGGAGGCCGATGGCGTCGCCGCCTTCATCGACTCCTGGGATTCCGTTCTCTCCGACGTGCAGAAGGGCATCGACCGCGTCAACGGCTGA